A genomic region of Microbacterium schleiferi contains the following coding sequences:
- a CDS encoding MerR family transcriptional regulator codes for MRISELSEQSGIPVASIKFYIREGMLPRGATTSATRAEYDEQHLARLRLIQALSDVRALPLARVKEILALVDAPEDSPYATLGKAVSALPPYAEEASTERARETIEMLGLTYDERFAAVAQLEAAIRGIEAAGLAWDAETATRYAAPLAQIAAAELAPLADLNESEQVSYAVLGTAMYEPAILAIRRLAHQHLLATGLTDDDM; via the coding sequence GTGCGCATCTCTGAACTCTCCGAGCAGAGCGGCATCCCCGTCGCCTCGATCAAGTTCTACATCCGCGAAGGGATGCTTCCCCGCGGCGCGACGACGTCGGCGACCCGCGCGGAGTACGACGAACAGCACCTCGCGCGCCTGCGCCTGATTCAGGCGCTCAGCGATGTGCGCGCCCTGCCCCTCGCACGCGTGAAGGAGATCCTGGCACTCGTCGACGCGCCCGAGGACTCGCCGTACGCGACCCTCGGGAAGGCCGTCAGCGCCCTGCCGCCGTACGCCGAAGAAGCCAGCACCGAGCGCGCCCGCGAGACGATCGAGATGCTGGGACTCACGTACGACGAGCGCTTCGCCGCCGTTGCGCAGTTGGAGGCAGCCATCCGCGGCATCGAGGCGGCGGGACTCGCCTGGGATGCCGAGACCGCGACGCGCTACGCCGCACCTTTGGCACAGATTGCGGCAGCAGAATTGGCGCCGCTCGCCGATCTGAACGAGAGCGAACAGGTGTCCTACGCCGTGCTCGGCACTGCGATGTACGAACCAGCGATCCTCGCAATCCGCCGGCTCGCCCATCAGCATCTGCTCGCGACCGGGCTGACGGATGACGACATGTGA
- a CDS encoding DUF421 domain-containing protein, with amino-acid sequence MWFDSWSDIVRVLLVGIASYAFLIVSIRVSGKRTLAQLNAFDFIVTVALGSTLATILLTSDVAFVEGIVALSLLLLLQAVVAFAAAVSRRIRKLTTSAPTLVLWDGQMDEAALLRQRIARADVEQAIRQSGTGDLGTVAAVVLESNGKLSVISREHLGDASALGALRPSLT; translated from the coding sequence ATGTGGTTCGACAGCTGGTCAGATATCGTCCGGGTTCTTCTCGTCGGGATCGCGTCCTACGCGTTCCTCATCGTCTCGATCCGGGTGTCGGGCAAACGCACCCTCGCGCAACTCAACGCCTTCGACTTCATCGTCACTGTCGCGCTCGGCTCGACGCTGGCGACGATCCTGCTGACCTCGGATGTTGCGTTCGTCGAGGGAATCGTCGCTCTTTCCCTGCTCCTCTTGCTGCAGGCGGTTGTCGCGTTCGCCGCGGCGGTCTCGCGCCGCATCCGCAAGCTCACGACATCCGCGCCCACGCTGGTGTTGTGGGACGGGCAGATGGATGAGGCTGCCTTGCTCCGTCAACGGATCGCCCGTGCCGATGTCGAACAGGCGATTCGGCAGAGCGGTACCGGTGACCTCGGTACCGTCGCCGCGGTCGTGCTCGAGAGCAACGGGAAGCTCAGCGTCATCTCGCGCGAGCATCTCGGAGATGCATCCGCGCTCGGTGCACTTCGTCCGTCCCTGACGTAA
- a CDS encoding ABC transporter ATP-binding protein, with protein MDAAIVVTGLRRSFGRVEAVRDVSLYARPGAVTGLVGPNGSGKTTLFLMLASLLAPDAGTIRIGDIDPVEQPHAARAILGWMPDALGTWGALSARETLIVTGRLHNLSKDAARARADELLELVELTSLAKAPARVLSRGQKQRLGLARALVHDPRVLLLDEPASGLDPAARVELRHLLRRFAAEGRTVLVSSHVLAELEEVIDDAVFLVAGSSVDSGTAIAARRTRDWRIRLLGQPPDSAASVAAALEWPADAVRVDRADVIIALATDDDAAGALRRLVERGVPVSEFAPAVGDLEQTFLDLRGGERS; from the coding sequence ATGGATGCCGCCATCGTCGTGACCGGACTGCGACGCTCGTTCGGTCGGGTCGAGGCGGTTCGCGACGTGTCGCTCTACGCCCGACCCGGCGCGGTGACGGGTCTGGTCGGCCCGAACGGCTCCGGCAAGACGACGCTGTTCCTCATGCTCGCCTCGCTCTTGGCCCCGGACGCCGGAACGATCCGCATCGGTGACATCGATCCCGTCGAGCAGCCGCACGCGGCGCGGGCAATCCTCGGCTGGATGCCCGATGCCCTGGGGACCTGGGGGGCGCTGTCTGCGCGCGAGACGCTCATCGTCACCGGCAGGCTGCACAATCTGTCCAAGGATGCCGCGCGTGCCCGGGCCGACGAGCTTCTCGAACTCGTGGAACTGACCTCCCTCGCCAAGGCTCCCGCCCGCGTGCTCTCGCGCGGCCAGAAGCAGCGACTCGGGCTTGCTCGCGCGCTCGTGCACGACCCGCGCGTGCTCCTTCTCGATGAGCCGGCATCCGGGCTCGACCCCGCAGCCCGCGTCGAGCTTCGCCACCTCCTGCGCCGCTTCGCCGCTGAGGGGCGCACGGTGCTCGTCTCCAGCCACGTCCTGGCCGAACTCGAAGAGGTCATCGACGACGCGGTCTTCCTCGTCGCGGGCAGCTCGGTCGACTCGGGGACGGCGATCGCTGCGCGGCGCACCCGCGACTGGCGAATCCGACTGCTCGGACAGCCGCCGGATTCCGCGGCATCCGTGGCCGCGGCTCTCGAGTGGCCGGCCGACGCCGTGCGCGTCGACCGCGCGGATGTCATCATCGCGCTCGCGACGGATGACGACGCGGCAGGGGCCCTCCGCCGGCTCGTCGAACGCGGCGTGCCGGTCAGCGAGTTCGCGCCCGCCGTCGGTGACCTGGAACAGACGTTCCTCGACCTGCGCGGAGGTGAGCGCTCGTGA
- a CDS encoding helix-turn-helix transcriptional regulator yields MATPDDDLWTAYVEALGVSLSRARADRGLSQERVAHAAGISTFTYRKLEKGESNPGTPANPRLRTLVSLAEVLDVPLRSILPPDARGIAPGR; encoded by the coding sequence GTGGCCACCCCTGACGACGATCTTTGGACCGCCTATGTCGAGGCGCTGGGCGTCTCGCTTTCCCGCGCCCGCGCCGATCGCGGGTTGTCTCAGGAGCGTGTCGCGCACGCGGCCGGCATCTCGACGTTCACCTATCGCAAGCTCGAGAAGGGCGAATCGAACCCGGGAACGCCCGCGAACCCGAGGCTTCGCACGCTCGTCTCGCTCGCCGAGGTGCTGGACGTTCCGCTCCGCAGCATCCTTCCCCCTGATGCCCGGGGGATCGCCCCGGGCCGCTAG
- a CDS encoding ABC transporter permease: MSGARLGTLIRLDLTQRVRSVAWYVMLGVFAAILVVVTALSLLAFSYTGAAGAGLYSVVVFVVLLLAVLVSPTLSGNAINGDRDAANLAPVQVTLATTAEIVLAKFLAAWLTGLSFAVIAVPFMLVAAFSGGVDPLVVLVSLVVLIVELAIIAAIGVGLSGILARPLFSVAATYLVVAALVVGTPIAFGLGGAAIRTEVTQSSRSYVYDDSGMTSNPPECGPWDTFTYEVPRFDAVWWILSANPFVILADATPARFDSSGYPEDLFGNFAYLVRNAQIPPEDSVTWDDCTQTVRFTETPEDIYNQTTPSWFVGLAVQILLAGGLLWWGGSRTRTPSRTLPPGTRIA, encoded by the coding sequence GTGAGCGGAGCCCGACTCGGGACCCTCATCCGTCTCGATCTGACCCAACGGGTGCGCAGCGTCGCCTGGTATGTGATGCTCGGCGTCTTCGCGGCGATTCTCGTCGTCGTGACGGCCCTCTCGCTCTTGGCCTTCTCGTACACGGGAGCAGCGGGTGCCGGCCTCTATTCGGTGGTCGTCTTCGTCGTGCTGCTGCTGGCCGTCCTCGTCTCGCCGACCCTGTCGGGCAACGCCATCAACGGCGACCGGGATGCCGCGAACCTCGCGCCGGTTCAAGTGACCCTTGCGACGACCGCCGAGATCGTGCTCGCGAAGTTCCTGGCCGCGTGGCTCACGGGTCTCTCCTTCGCCGTGATCGCGGTGCCGTTCATGCTCGTCGCAGCCTTCAGCGGCGGGGTGGACCCGCTCGTCGTGCTCGTGTCGCTCGTCGTGCTGATCGTCGAGCTCGCGATCATCGCCGCGATCGGCGTGGGTCTGAGCGGCATTCTCGCCCGTCCGCTGTTTTCGGTTGCGGCTACGTATCTGGTCGTCGCGGCCCTCGTCGTCGGGACACCCATCGCGTTTGGGCTCGGTGGCGCAGCGATTCGCACCGAGGTCACCCAGTCGTCGCGCTCCTACGTCTACGACGATTCGGGTATGACATCGAACCCGCCCGAGTGCGGTCCCTGGGACACGTTCACCTACGAGGTACCGAGGTTTGACGCTGTCTGGTGGATTCTGTCGGCGAACCCGTTTGTCATCCTCGCCGACGCGACCCCGGCGCGCTTCGACTCGAGCGGCTATCCCGAGGATCTGTTCGGCAACTTCGCCTACCTCGTTCGGAACGCCCAGATCCCACCAGAAGACAGCGTGACCTGGGACGACTGCACGCAGACGGTCCGCTTCACCGAGACGCCCGAGGACATCTACAACCAGACCACCCCCAGCTGGTTCGTCGGACTTGCCGTGCAGATCCTGCTCGCCGGCGGGCTGCTGTGGTGGGGCGGATCCCGCACGCGGACGCCCTCGCGCACGCTGCCGCCGGGAACGCGCATCGCATGA
- a CDS encoding sensor histidine kinase has protein sequence MKREAAIGDPIVRLRHQPHLQAGLVIAACVVLLVDGLRGGNWSYWYAIDGLAVLVVGLGVMIFVAVTRPSGPGRWIAVVPLADVIGVALIWPGVQGVVPSAALLFLPPLMWIGLAFSIPIAAFGVALTFVAPLVTLAQEGGLSLSDDALLSVPVFPLVGALIAASAHVVGRLLRREFERGAEAYDRVLVTMRAQRDQAEVFRSVLDASPNAIAVMTPRGRILHRNDSFDSLVERAGLEAATDWSDGPASHVYGEDRRTRVLLDRQMLARVASICRSSSERRTIWVGSPGDQRAMSVTVRPIARGDDTIGAAFIAADITSLVDAVDVRDRFLDIAGHELRTPLTVLLGELDLLDLDGAPAGQRARLTRIEAAATRLRNIVDKVIAAGRQQVSASREVTDASLIVAQAVANWRAAADELRVDLSIREMSTFLAYVDSSLLRRALEEVLSNALRFTPPGGAVRVSVEREDGQPVIVVSDTGIGMTPGEQRRIFEKFYRTESAHRSQIPGSGLGLHIVRTICDQCGIDVSVRSAPGRGTSVRLALPSANRAPKPAPDRDVRPGR, from the coding sequence GTGAAGCGGGAAGCGGCGATCGGGGATCCGATCGTGCGCCTGCGTCATCAGCCGCACCTGCAGGCGGGGCTCGTGATTGCCGCATGTGTCGTCCTGCTGGTCGATGGCCTGCGCGGGGGGAACTGGTCGTACTGGTACGCCATCGACGGCCTGGCGGTCCTGGTCGTCGGACTCGGTGTCATGATCTTCGTCGCCGTCACGCGGCCATCCGGGCCGGGTCGCTGGATCGCCGTCGTTCCCCTGGCCGACGTCATCGGTGTCGCGCTCATCTGGCCCGGTGTGCAAGGCGTCGTTCCATCGGCGGCGCTGCTGTTCCTGCCGCCACTCATGTGGATCGGGCTCGCTTTCTCCATTCCGATCGCCGCTTTCGGTGTCGCGCTGACGTTCGTCGCACCCCTCGTCACACTCGCGCAGGAAGGGGGCCTTTCGCTCTCCGACGATGCCCTCCTGAGCGTGCCGGTGTTTCCGCTGGTGGGTGCGCTCATTGCCGCGTCAGCTCATGTGGTCGGGCGTCTGCTGCGGAGGGAATTCGAGCGGGGCGCCGAGGCGTACGACCGAGTCCTGGTCACCATGCGAGCACAGCGGGACCAGGCCGAGGTATTCCGATCCGTGCTCGACGCGAGTCCCAACGCGATTGCTGTCATGACGCCGCGAGGCCGCATCCTGCACCGCAACGACTCCTTCGATTCACTGGTCGAGCGCGCCGGACTCGAGGCGGCAACCGACTGGTCGGATGGTCCGGCTTCCCACGTCTACGGCGAGGACCGGAGGACTCGCGTGCTGCTCGACCGGCAGATGCTGGCACGGGTCGCCAGCATCTGCCGGTCGAGCAGCGAGCGGCGCACGATCTGGGTCGGGTCGCCCGGTGACCAGCGGGCGATGAGCGTCACGGTCAGGCCGATCGCCCGCGGTGACGACACCATCGGTGCGGCGTTCATCGCCGCCGACATCACCAGCCTTGTCGACGCGGTGGACGTGCGAGATCGTTTCCTCGACATCGCCGGTCATGAACTGAGGACACCGCTCACGGTCCTGCTGGGCGAACTGGATCTCCTCGACCTCGACGGAGCGCCAGCCGGGCAACGCGCGCGTCTCACCCGGATCGAGGCTGCAGCAACGAGGCTGCGGAACATTGTCGACAAGGTCATCGCTGCAGGTCGCCAGCAGGTGTCTGCATCTCGGGAGGTGACCGATGCGTCGTTGATCGTGGCGCAGGCGGTGGCCAACTGGCGGGCTGCCGCCGACGAGCTGCGGGTCGACCTCTCGATCCGGGAGATGTCCACGTTCCTGGCATACGTCGACTCCTCCCTGTTGCGCCGTGCGCTCGAGGAGGTGCTCTCGAACGCCCTGCGCTTCACGCCACCGGGTGGAGCCGTCCGCGTGAGCGTAGAGCGCGAGGATGGGCAACCCGTGATCGTCGTGAGCGATACGGGCATCGGGATGACGCCGGGGGAGCAGCGGCGCATCTTCGAGAAGTTCTATCGCACCGAGAGTGCCCACCGCAGCCAGATCCCCGGCTCGGGATTGGGGCTGCACATCGTTCGTACGATCTGTGACCAGTGCGGGATCGACGTGTCCGTGCGGTCCGCGCCCGGGCGGGGGACATCCGTGCGACTCGCGCTTCCGTCCGCGAACCGGGCCCCGAAGCCGGCGCCGGATCGCGATGTCCGCCCGGGTCGCTGA